From the Labrus mixtus chromosome 17, fLabMix1.1, whole genome shotgun sequence genome, one window contains:
- the sptlc1 gene encoding serine palmitoyltransferase 1 yields MASGQQWVLVEMVQAFYEAPAYHLILEGILILWIIRLLFSKTYKLPETYRLTEKEKEDLIEEWQPEPLVPPVSKDHPSLNYDVVTGPPSHNIIINGKECINFASFNFLGLLDNERVKQKALTSLKKYGVGTCGPRGFYGTFDVHLELESRLAKFMKTEEAIIYSYGFATVASAIPAYSKRGDIIFVDEAACFSIQKGLQASRSFIKYFKHNDMEDLERLLKEQELEDQKNPRKARVTRKFIVAEGLYINTADICPLPELVELKYKYKVRIFLEESMSFGVLGEHGRGVTEHFGVNIDDIDLISANMENAVASIGGFCCGRSFVIDHQRLSGQGYCFSASLPPMLAAAAIEALSIMEEDPDIFTVLREKCKHVHKALQGTPGVKLVGVPLAPALHLQLEKSSGSRDSDMQLLRSIVDYCLERNVAVTLARYLEKEERFLPPPSIRVVVTVEQTDEDIQKAVTCIRDAASALIK; encoded by the exons atggcgtcCGGGCAGCAATGGGTGTTGGTGGAAATGGTTCAGGCGTTTTACGAA GCTCCTGCATATCACCTGATCCTGGAGGGGATCCTCATCCTGTGGATCATCAGACTCCTCTTCTCTAAGACCTACAAACTCCCCGAGAcctacagactgacagagaag GAAAAAGAGGACCTGATTGAGGAGTGGCAGCCGGAGCCACTGGTTCCTCCTGTTTCTAAAGACCACCCCTCCCTCAACTATGACGTCGTCACTGG accTCCCAGCCATAACATCATCATAAATGGAAAAGAGTGCATCAACTTTGCATCCTTTAACTTCCTCGGTCTCCTCGACAACGAGCGGGTCAAG CAAAAAGCTTTGACCTCCCTAAAGAAATATGGCGTTGGTACGTGTGGTCCGAGAGGATTCTACGGGACGTTCG acGTTCATCTGGAGCTGGAGAGCCGTCTGGCCAAGTTCATGAAAACTGAAGAAGCCATCATCTACTCGTACGGCTTTGCAACCGTGGCTAGTGCGATCCCGGCGTACTCCAAGAGAGGAGACATCATCTTTGT GGATGAAGCCGCCTGTTTCTCCATCCAGAAGGGTCTCCAGGCGTCCCGCAGCTTCATCAAATACTTCAAACACAACGACATGGAGGACCTGGAGCGGCTGCTGAAGGAGCAGGAGCTAGAGGACCAGAAG AATCCACGTAAAGCTCGAGTCACCCGGAAATTCATCGTGGCGGAGGGTCTGTACATCAACACAGCTGACATCTGTCCGCTCCCTGAACTG GTGGAGCTGAAGTACAAGTATAAGGTGCGGATCTTTCTGGAGGAGAGCATGTCGTTTGGGGTTTTAGGAGAACACGGCCGAGGAGTCACCGAACACTTCGGGGTCAAC ATTGATGACATCGATCTGATCAGTGCTAACATGGAGAACGCTGTGGCCTCTATCGGAGGATTCTGCTGCGGACGCTCGTTTGTCATCGACcaccag CGTCTGTCAGGTCAGGGTTACTGTTTCTCCGCCTCTCTGCCCCCcatgctggctgctgctgccatcGAGGCTCTCAGCATCATGGAGGAGGATCCAG atatttttactGTCCTGAGGGAAAAGTGCAAACATGTTCACAAGGCGTTACAGGG GACTCCAGGTGTGAAGTTAGTGGGCGTCCCGTTGGCTCCGGCTCTTCACTTGCAGCTGGAGAAAAGTTCTGGATCCAGAGACTCGGACATGCAGCTGCTGCGCTCCATCGTAGATTAT tgtttagaaaGAAATGTGGCTGTGACTCTGGCTCGTTATCTGGAGAAAGAGGAGCGGTTCCTCCCCCCACCCAG TATCAGGGTGGTGGTGACGGTGGAGCAGACGGACGAGGACATCCAGAAGGCCGTCACCTGTATCAGAGACGCAGCTTCAGCTCTCATTAAGTGA